Proteins encoded together in one bacterium window:
- a CDS encoding nitroreductase family protein: MRDYYLFDVGLATAFLILRATELGLVGHPIAGYDPVKVKEILRIPQNMTLIALLIVGKKPDEILLLLSEKQVLAERQRPEKLPFEKVVFINKYSES, encoded by the coding sequence ATAAGAGACTACTATTTGTTCGATGTAGGTTTGGCCACCGCCTTTTTAATTCTTAGGGCCACTGAACTTGGTCTTGTCGGTCATCCCATTGCAGGTTATGATCCTGTTAAGGTTAAAGAGATTTTGAGGATTCCGCAGAATATGACATTGATAGCCCTTTTGATAGTTGGTAAAAAGCCTGATGAAATCTTACTACTTCTTTCAGAAAAACAAGTGTTGGCGGAGAGACAAAGGCCAGAAAAACTCCCTTTTGAGAAAGTTGTATTCATAAACAAGTACTCCGAAAGTTAG
- a CDS encoding GGDEF domain-containing protein translates to MEMRVKLRLFFDFFVGLSGVAIPILLIGLKPNTFPNFLEYLLLCVVSALSALWYVGFRSTMVSFEIAIFFFVTLQFGYAVGSFTAMLVILLVWLGKSFHRYLRRTDNPLNTLRTGFFNAGLYGVIYLVGGTVYKALDVRLLGAVIAMIAIILTNELIFVLREIIQGNNILEYLKKEALLSDFVELLVYPLGISLWLMYRSHGFYAIVPVLTVILVLSYIGHQYFLYHQELSENIKFMEKLNEIQGNLNRLTDPQEILDYALYGIAHIIPASFIAFRLLRKLSYLSGSKIYDGHDVRPLEEEEIDNMSWDLVFNVVQGDIILGEILIGVGQGLTRSHYSVLQNLISVINASLDRSIIYKESILDGLTGLYTRRFFEERIKSYIAQSKREKKPFSMILFDVDKLKYVNDTFGHLKGDELLVTFSKICMEYTRDSDLCARWGGDEFVVVLYGVGEREAERVARRISEEFENVKFTGLGGEFVATCTYACKEFDPEFPVTSRELFYLVDSILIAKKKGNK, encoded by the coding sequence ATGGAAATGCGGGTAAAATTGAGATTATTTTTTGACTTTTTTGTTGGTCTTTCAGGGGTAGCAATTCCGATTTTGTTGATTGGGTTAAAGCCTAACACCTTTCCAAACTTCTTAGAGTACTTGCTTCTATGCGTCGTTTCTGCTCTCTCAGCTCTCTGGTATGTTGGGTTTAGATCCACGATGGTTTCCTTTGAAATTGCAATTTTCTTTTTTGTGACACTTCAGTTCGGTTATGCTGTTGGTAGTTTTACCGCAATGTTAGTAATCCTCCTCGTTTGGTTGGGAAAATCCTTTCACAGATACTTGAGGAGGACAGATAATCCTTTAAATACACTTAGAACAGGATTTTTTAATGCAGGACTTTATGGTGTTATTTACTTAGTTGGCGGTACGGTTTATAAAGCGTTGGATGTAAGGCTCTTGGGCGCGGTCATCGCTATGATAGCCATAATTTTGACAAACGAGTTAATTTTCGTTCTAAGAGAAATTATTCAAGGAAATAACATCCTCGAATATTTGAAAAAAGAAGCCTTACTAAGCGACTTTGTTGAACTTTTAGTATATCCTCTGGGAATAAGCTTGTGGCTGATGTACAGGTCTCATGGTTTCTATGCAATTGTTCCAGTTTTAACAGTGATCCTTGTATTGTCCTATATTGGTCATCAATATTTTCTTTACCACCAGGAGCTGAGTGAAAACATTAAATTTATGGAAAAGTTGAATGAAATTCAGGGAAATTTAAACAGGTTAACAGATCCACAAGAAATCCTTGACTATGCACTATACGGAATTGCCCATATTATACCAGCTTCCTTTATTGCTTTCAGACTTTTGAGAAAGCTTTCCTACTTAAGCGGTAGCAAAATTTACGATGGACACGATGTTAGGCCACTGGAAGAAGAGGAGATTGACAATATGTCATGGGATTTGGTTTTTAATGTGGTGCAAGGCGACATCATTTTGGGTGAAATTTTAATAGGTGTAGGTCAGGGGCTTACGAGAAGCCACTATTCAGTGCTTCAGAATCTGATAAGTGTTATAAACGCAAGTCTGGATAGAAGTATCATTTATAAGGAGTCTATTCTTGACGGTTTAACGGGCCTTTATACCAGAAGATTTTTCGAAGAAAGGATTAAATCTTACATTGCTCAGAGTAAACGTGAAAAGAAGCCATTTTCTATGATACTTTTTGATGTTGATAAACTCAAATATGTTAATGATACTTTTGGCCACCTGAAGGGGGATGAGCTCCTTGTAACTTTTTCAAAGATTTGTATGGAGTATACCCGTGATTCAGATCTCTGTGCCAGATGGGGCGGAGATGAATTTGTGGTAGTTCTTTATGGTGTAGGGGAGAGGGAGGCGGAAAGGGTTGCCAGGAGAATAAGCGAGGAGTTTGAGAATGTAAAATTTACAGGTCTTGGTGGAGAATTCGTGGCAACTTGCACTTATGCCTGTAAGGAGTTTGACCCAGAATTTCCAGTCACCTCTCGAGAACTGTTTTATCTTGTGGATTCGATTTTAATTGCTAAGAAAAAGGGTAATAAATAG
- the bcp gene encoding thioredoxin-dependent thiol peroxidase has translation MLREGDLAQDFCLPDEEGNEVCLSSLKGKWIVLYFYPKDNTSGCTKEAIGFTEKIGDFKKLNAEVLGISKDSVKSHQSFKNKYGLKVKLLSDESAEVLKKFGAWGKKKMYGKEVEGTIRSTFLIDPNGRIRKIWHNVKVNGHADEVLKVLAEMVKEGV, from the coding sequence ATGTTGAGGGAGGGTGATCTTGCTCAAGATTTTTGCTTGCCCGATGAGGAGGGTAATGAAGTGTGCCTCAGTTCCCTTAAAGGGAAATGGATAGTTCTTTACTTTTATCCAAAGGATAATACATCGGGATGCACAAAGGAAGCTATTGGTTTCACAGAAAAAATTGGAGATTTCAAAAAGCTAAACGCAGAAGTGTTAGGAATTAGTAAGGACAGCGTTAAAAGTCATCAGTCATTTAAAAACAAATACGGGCTTAAAGTCAAGCTCCTATCAGATGAGTCTGCTGAGGTTTTAAAGAAGTTTGGGGCATGGGGTAAGAAAAAAATGTATGGAAAAGAGGTTGAGGGCACTATAAGATCAACTTTTCTGATTGATCCAAATGGTAGAATACGGAAAATTTGGCACAATGTAAAGGTAAACGGGCATGCTGATGAAGTATTAAAGGTTTTGGCGGAAATGGTAAAGGAAGGAGTATGA
- a CDS encoding arsenate reductase ArsC — translation MKKVLFICTHNSARSQMAEALLNHLYPDKYRAFSAGTKPGTLNPYVIKVMEEIGIDMSNHRPKSVEEFLGETFDYVVTVCDQAKETCPFFPGAKEHIHQSFPDPSSFQGTDEEKLNFTRMVRDKIRTFIEEFFGKLG, via the coding sequence ATGAAGAAAGTCCTCTTTATTTGTACTCATAATTCGGCACGTTCGCAGATGGCGGAGGCTCTTCTTAATCACCTTTATCCTGATAAGTATCGTGCTTTCAGTGCGGGAACAAAGCCTGGAACTTTAAATCCTTATGTAATCAAGGTAATGGAAGAAATAGGGATTGATATGTCGAATCATAGGCCTAAAAGTGTAGAGGAATTCTTAGGGGAGACTTTTGATTACGTTGTAACGGTTTGTGATCAGGCTAAAGAGACCTGTCCTTTTTTCCCTGGTGCCAAGGAACATATCCATCAGAGCTTCCCAGACCCCTCTTCTTTTCAGGGAACGGATGAAGAAAAACTCAACTTTACGAGAATGGTTAGAGATAAAATTAGAACTTTTATAGAAGAATTTTTCGGAAAATTGGGCTAA